Within the Agromyces atrinae genome, the region CGCACCCGACCATCCCCGAGGGGTACCGCGAGCGCGCCCGCGGGGTGCTCGTCAACGTCGAGGTCGACGACGTCGACGCCGTGGCCGCGCGTCTCGAGGCTGCCGGCGTCACCGTCGTACAGGAGTTGCGCGACGAGGCCTTCGGCCAGCGTCACGTCATCGTGCGCGACCCGGGCGACGTGCTCGTCGACGTGATCACCGAGATCGAACCGTCGGCCGAGTTCCTCGCCGCCTTCGGTTCGACCGACTAGCTCGCGTCGACCGACGCCTTCTCGGCGGCGGTCGCGGCATCGGCCGCGGCGAGTTCCGCCTCCTCCTG harbors:
- a CDS encoding VOC family protein, whose amino-acid sequence is MATTVYPVLCATDVGASAAFYREFFDFDVTFDSDWYVSLRHPDGAELAILDSTHPTIPEGYRERARGVLVNVEVDDVDAVAARLEAAGVTVVQELRDEAFGQRHVIVRDPGDVLVDVITEIEPSAEFLAAFGSTD